The following proteins are co-located in the Fusobacteria bacterium ZRK30 genome:
- a CDS encoding radical SAM protein, which produces MKHYNIPIFISHFGCPHTCVFCNQVKINGRETDVTCSDIEEIIEEYLELLPKDSEKEVAFFGGTFTGIDKRIQEKYLATVKPYIDKGLVDGIRLSTRPDYINEKILDLLLKYGVTTIELGVQSLDDEVLAKSERGYRSDIVEAASTLIKSYGFKLGIQVMPGLPGSTNQTDYKTAEKVVKIKPDMVRIYPTLVINNTKLEKMYYDKEYSPMELEEAVVRVLPIMILFELNNINIIRVGLQPSDDLCEEGVIKAGPFHPAFKETIETEIYGRFLRSLNSEILDIVTHEKNISKIVGMKKKNKLFFGKKMTIKIDNSLSLEKVVVNKIEYTREEILNKILESGIL; this is translated from the coding sequence TTGAAACATTATAATATTCCAATATTTATTAGTCATTTTGGATGTCCCCATACCTGTGTATTTTGTAACCAAGTAAAAATAAATGGCAGGGAAACTGATGTCACATGTTCTGATATTGAAGAAATAATAGAAGAATATTTAGAGCTTCTACCAAAAGATTCAGAAAAAGAAGTAGCTTTTTTTGGTGGAACCTTTACAGGAATTGACAAAAGGATACAGGAAAAGTATTTAGCTACAGTTAAACCATATATCGATAAAGGTCTTGTAGATGGAATTAGATTATCTACAAGACCTGATTATATTAATGAAAAGATATTAGACCTCCTTTTAAAATATGGTGTTACAACTATAGAGTTAGGAGTTCAATCTCTAGATGATGAGGTCTTGGCTAAGTCAGAAAGAGGTTATAGATCTGATATAGTAGAAGCGGCATCTACTTTAATAAAAAGTTATGGTTTTAAATTGGGAATACAGGTAATGCCCGGACTACCTGGATCTACTAATCAGACAGATTACAAAACAGCAGAAAAGGTAGTGAAGATAAAACCGGATATGGTTAGGATATATCCCACATTGGTTATAAATAATACCAAGCTGGAAAAGATGTATTATGATAAGGAATACAGCCCTATGGAGTTAGAAGAAGCTGTTGTCAGGGTGCTGCCGATCATGATTTTATTTGAACTAAACAATATAAATATAATCAGAGTGGGATTACAACCTTCTGATGACCTCTGTGAAGAGGGAGTAATAAAAGCAGGGCCCTTTCATCCGGCTTTTAAGGAAACCATTGAAACAGAGATTTACGGGAGATTTTTAAGGTCTTTAAATTCAGAAATTTTGGATATAGTTACCCACGAGAAAAATATCTCTAAAATAGTTGGAATGAAGAAGAAGAATAAATTGTTCTTTGGGAAAAAGATGACTATAAAGATTGATAATAGTTTATCACTAGAAAAAGTAGTGGTAAATAAGATAGAATATACTAGGGAAGAGATCTTAAATAAAATTTTAGAGAGTGGTATATTATGA
- the rnc gene encoding ribonuclease III has translation MKKYLELEKILGHTFKDEKLLKHALLHRSYGNENKEYKKISNERLELLGDAVLDLVVTEYLYKNFKESSEGDLAKLKSMVVSEPVLAKISRKLKLGEYLFLSKGEEVTGGRDRSSILGDVFESVLGAIYLDSDLETARKYGLSHLVYEIEHIYENDELIDFKTALQEYSQRKYKEVPTYELIGEDGPDHAKFFKIGVFMNKKLVGSGEGRNKKTAEQKAAKHACDSLGIKYIETL, from the coding sequence ATGAAAAAATACTTGGAATTAGAAAAAATTCTAGGTCACACTTTTAAGGATGAAAAACTTTTAAAACATGCCTTACTTCATAGATCTTATGGAAATGAAAATAAGGAATATAAAAAAATAAGCAACGAAAGACTAGAACTGTTAGGAGACGCAGTTCTAGATCTTGTCGTTACTGAATATTTATATAAAAATTTTAAAGAATCCTCAGAGGGTGATCTGGCTAAATTAAAATCAATGGTAGTAAGTGAACCGGTATTGGCAAAAATATCAAGAAAATTAAAGTTAGGTGAATATCTATTCCTGAGTAAGGGAGAGGAAGTTACCGGTGGAAGAGACAGGTCTTCAATTTTAGGAGATGTATTTGAGTCGGTATTAGGAGCTATCTATCTAGATTCAGATTTAGAGACAGCTAGAAAATACGGGTTATCTCACCTAGTTTATGAGATAGAGCATATCTATGAAAATGATGAATTGATAGATTTTAAAACAGCACTACAAGAATACAGCCAAAGAAAATATAAGGAAGTACCTACCTATGAACTTATAGGTGAAGATGGACCGGATCATGCTAAATTTTTTAAGATAGGTGTATTTATGAATAAAAAATTAGTGGGATCAGGAGAGGGAAGAAATAAAAAAACAGCAGAGCAGAAAGCCGCGAAACATGCCTGTGACAGTTTGGGAATAAAGTATATTGAAACATTATAA
- the fabF gene encoding beta-ketoacyl-ACP synthase II, with the protein MRRVVITGVGMITALGTGVEKSWAKIKAGECGIKKIESFDTENTSVKIAGEVTDFDPIDFGIEKKEVKKLARNTQFAIAAAKMALEDAKFEITEENATSVGTIVSSGIGGMEVFENQHKTLLNKGARRVSPFTIPAMIANMASGNVGIYTGAKGPNKTIVTACAAGTHSIGDAFEMIKYGKADTMIAGGTEACITEFAITGFANMKALSTRNDEPTKASRPFNVDRDGFVMGEGSGILILEELEQAKARGAKIYAEMVGYGETCDAHHITSPGPGGEGAARAIEMALKQGDIEKTTVDYINAHGTSTPANDRLETAAIKTVFGDYAKELAVSSTKGATGHALGAAGGIEGVILALGINEGIMPPTINYENPDEECDLDYVPNEARNKEIRVGISTSLGFGGHNAVIAMKKYEN; encoded by the coding sequence ATGAGAAGAGTTGTAATTACTGGGGTAGGGATGATAACTGCACTAGGAACAGGGGTAGAAAAATCTTGGGCTAAAATAAAAGCTGGAGAGTGTGGAATAAAGAAAATAGAGAGTTTTGATACTGAAAATACATCGGTAAAGATAGCTGGAGAAGTAACTGACTTCGATCCTATAGATTTTGGAATTGAAAAAAAGGAAGTTAAGAAATTAGCTAGAAATACACAATTTGCCATAGCAGCAGCTAAGATGGCATTGGAAGATGCAAAATTTGAGATAACTGAAGAAAATGCAACTTCTGTAGGAACTATTGTTAGTTCTGGAATTGGTGGAATGGAAGTTTTTGAAAACCAACATAAAACTTTATTAAACAAAGGTGCTAGAAGAGTATCACCATTTACAATACCTGCAATGATAGCTAATATGGCTTCTGGAAATGTAGGAATATATACTGGTGCTAAGGGACCTAACAAAACTATAGTAACAGCATGTGCTGCTGGAACTCACTCAATTGGAGATGCTTTTGAGATGATAAAATATGGAAAAGCTGATACTATGATAGCAGGTGGAACAGAAGCTTGTATCACAGAATTTGCAATCACAGGTTTTGCTAACATGAAAGCATTATCAACTAGAAATGATGAACCAACTAAAGCATCTAGACCATTTAACGTGGATAGAGATGGATTTGTAATGGGAGAGGGATCAGGAATATTGATCTTAGAAGAATTAGAGCAGGCTAAAGCCCGTGGAGCAAAGATATATGCAGAGATGGTAGGATATGGAGAAACTTGTGACGCACATCATATCACTTCTCCTGGACCAGGTGGAGAGGGAGCAGCAAGAGCGATAGAGATGGCTTTAAAGCAAGGAGATATAGAGAAGACTACAGTTGACTATATCAACGCACATGGAACTTCTACACCAGCTAATGACAGGTTGGAAACAGCAGCTATAAAGACTGTTTTTGGAGATTATGCTAAAGAGTTAGCAGTATCATCTACAAAGGGAGCTACAGGTCATGCACTTGGAGCAGCAGGTGGAATTGAAGGTGTAATATTAGCCCTTGGAATTAACGAAGGAATAATGCCGCCGACTATCAACTATGAAAATCCAGATGAAGAATGTGATTTAGATTACGTTCCAAATGAAGCAAGAAATAAGGAAATAAGAGTAGGAATATCTACATCATTAGGATTTGGTGGACATAACGCAGTAATAGCTATGAAAAAATACGAGAACTAA
- the fabD gene encoding ACP S-malonyltransferase, whose protein sequence is MSKIAFIYPGQGTQYVGMGKELYETNEMAKKYFDEIFESLELDLKETMFNGPEEKLKQTKYTQPAIVTMSLVLTKLLKDSGIEADYVAGHSLGEYSALGAANVLSTFDTVRLTALRGEIMNEVSGEVDGTMAAIIGLESAKIEEICKNIDGIVEAVNYNEPKQTVIAGSKDAIDAACEELKEAGARRAMVLAVSGPFHSSLMKPAGDKLKADFDKFNFKEGNIEVLSNTGVEFLKDAEKIKEELYHQTFGPVRWVEIIEKLRDTGVTKFYEIGPGKVLKGLVRKIDKTLEVVNVESI, encoded by the coding sequence ATGTCGAAAATAGCGTTTATATATCCAGGACAAGGTACACAATATGTTGGAATGGGTAAGGAATTATACGAAACAAATGAGATGGCTAAAAAATATTTCGATGAAATTTTTGAGAGCTTAGAATTAGACTTAAAAGAAACTATGTTTAATGGACCTGAGGAGAAATTAAAACAAACAAAATATACGCAGCCTGCTATAGTAACTATGTCGTTAGTATTGACGAAGTTATTAAAGGACAGCGGAATCGAAGCAGATTATGTGGCAGGACATTCACTGGGTGAGTACTCAGCCTTGGGAGCTGCTAACGTATTATCAACTTTTGATACAGTAAGATTAACTGCCCTTAGAGGGGAGATTATGAATGAGGTTTCAGGAGAAGTAGACGGGACTATGGCAGCTATCATTGGATTGGAATCAGCTAAAATTGAGGAAATCTGTAAAAATATAGATGGAATAGTAGAAGCTGTAAACTACAATGAGCCTAAGCAGACTGTAATAGCAGGATCAAAAGATGCTATTGATGCAGCCTGTGAAGAGTTAAAAGAAGCTGGTGCTAGAAGAGCTATGGTTTTAGCTGTATCCGGACCATTTCATTCATCACTTATGAAACCTGCAGGAGACAAATTAAAAGCTGATTTTGATAAATTTAACTTTAAAGAAGGAAATATTGAAGTATTATCTAATACAGGAGTAGAGTTTTTAAAGGATGCTGAAAAAATAAAGGAAGAATTATACCACCAAACTTTTGGTCCTGTAAGATGGGTTGAAATAATTGAAAAATTAAGAGACACTGGAGTGACTAAATTCTACGAGATTGGTCCTGGAAAAGTATTGAAAGGATTGGTTAGGAAGATAGATAAAACTTTAGAAGTGGTAAATGTCGAATCAATATAA
- a CDS encoding GNAT family N-acetyltransferase: MKNLGTKTLIHENFVLRKFKLGDEYDMFKNYCNDEKVTEYITWDPHRDIKLTRELLTSWVGEYSTEKYRWAIEVEGEVVGSIDLVKQDLDKKVGEIGYCLGSRFWNKKIMTNALNLMMDYLFNEVGFEKLRARHVAENPNSGKVMINNSMKYIETKEILVQTLEDLQVIKVYELDKKDFVKFR; the protein is encoded by the coding sequence ATGAAAAATTTAGGGACTAAAACTTTGATACATGAAAATTTCGTTTTGAGAAAGTTTAAGTTAGGTGATGAATACGATATGTTTAAAAATTATTGCAATGATGAAAAAGTAACAGAGTATATAACATGGGATCCTCATAGAGATATTAAATTGACAAGAGAACTTTTGACATCATGGGTAGGTGAGTATAGCACTGAAAAATATAGGTGGGCAATAGAAGTAGAGGGTGAAGTAGTCGGAAGTATTGATTTAGTAAAGCAAGATTTAGATAAAAAAGTAGGAGAGATAGGGTATTGTTTAGGATCGAGATTCTGGAATAAAAAAATAATGACAAATGCTCTAAATCTAATGATGGATTATCTTTTTAATGAGGTAGGTTTTGAAAAACTAAGGGCAAGGCATGTAGCTGAAAATCCAAACTCAGGGAAGGTAATGATAAATAACAGTATGAAATATATAGAAACTAAAGAAATATTAGTACAAACACTTGAGGATTTGCAGGTGATAAAAGTTTATGAGTTAGATAAAAAAGATTTTGTAAAGTTTAGATAA
- the fabG gene encoding 3-oxoacyl-[acyl-carrier-protein] reductase, whose translation MNLKDKVAVITGSSRGIGKSVAEKLAEAGANIVITDILVEAGEATAKEIAEKYNVETLFVESNVTNSESCVALAKATMEKFGRVDVLVNNAGITRDGLFMRMKEIDFDLVIDINLKGAFNTTQAFYRTMTKQRTGSIINMASVVGLMGNAGQVNYSASKAGLIGMTKSLAREAAKRSVRVNAIAPGYIQSEMTDVLSPEAKEMMMRNVPLETMGTPEDVANAVLFLASDLSSYITGQTLSVNGGMIMQ comes from the coding sequence ATTAATTTAAAAGATAAAGTTGCGGTAATTACTGGATCAAGTAGAGGGATAGGTAAATCTGTTGCTGAAAAATTAGCAGAAGCAGGAGCCAATATCGTAATTACAGATATATTAGTAGAAGCAGGAGAAGCTACAGCTAAAGAAATAGCTGAAAAATACAATGTAGAAACATTATTTGTTGAAAGTAATGTTACAAATTCTGAAAGTTGTGTAGCGTTAGCTAAAGCTACAATGGAAAAATTTGGAAGAGTAGATGTATTGGTAAACAATGCCGGGATCACAAGAGACGGGTTATTCATGAGAATGAAGGAAATTGATTTTGATCTAGTTATTGATATCAATTTAAAGGGTGCTTTCAATACAACTCAAGCATTTTATAGAACGATGACTAAGCAAAGAACAGGAAGCATAATCAATATGGCTTCAGTAGTAGGACTTATGGGTAACGCAGGTCAGGTAAACTACTCGGCTTCAAAAGCAGGATTAATCGGAATGACTAAATCTTTAGCTAGAGAAGCTGCTAAAAGAAGTGTAAGAGTAAATGCTATAGCTCCAGGATATATCCAATCAGAAATGACTGATGTTTTAAGCCCGGAAGCTAAAGAGATGATGATGAGAAATGTTCCTTTAGAAACAATGGGAACTCCAGAAGATGTAGCTAACGCAGTGTTATTTTTAGCATCGGATTTATCATCATACATAACAGGTCAAACCCTAAGTGTAAACGGTGGAATGATAATGCAATAA
- a CDS encoding acyl carrier protein produces MLDKIKEVIVDQLGVDADQVTLEANFIDDLGADSLDTVELIMAFEEEFDIEIPDADAEKIKTVQDVVNFVEAAK; encoded by the coding sequence ATGTTAGATAAAATTAAAGAAGTAATAGTAGATCAATTAGGTGTAGACGCGGATCAAGTAACTTTAGAGGCGAACTTCATCGACGATTTAGGAGCAGATTCATTAGATACAGTTGAATTAATAATGGCATTCGAAGAAGAATTCGATATCGAAATTCCTGATGCAGATGCTGAAAAGATCAAAACTGTTCAAGATGTAGTTAACTTCGTAGAAGCAGCTAAATAA
- the disA gene encoding DNA integrity scanning diadenylate cyclase DisA has product MEQNLKKIFSQVTPGTTFREGLDNILDAGTGALVVLDANDTLGDLIDGGFELNCRFTPQRLHELSKMDGAIILDGNATKIKYANVHLQPDKSFKTNESGTRHRTAQRVARQTDNLVIAISERRNRITLYKGDFRYKVKNLADIMIEASQAMKTFERYKHVLDRALQNITLLEFDGMVTLSEVVTVLQRFEMLVRIRVEVEHSIIELGSEGKFLEIQLEELFKGVLKEEENFIRDYINPGEEEFGAAEVKERLLGLGDLELLESENIAGALGYGRSAATFDMELDTKGYRILNKITRITRKDTEKIIGKYGILSKILELTEEELMEIRGISMFKARSIKKGIKRLKMTAEWEK; this is encoded by the coding sequence ATGGAGCAGAATTTAAAGAAAATATTTTCTCAGGTAACCCCTGGAACAACATTCAGAGAAGGTTTGGATAACATCTTAGATGCTGGGACTGGTGCGTTGGTAGTTTTAGACGCCAACGATACTTTAGGTGATCTTATAGATGGTGGGTTTGAATTAAATTGCAGGTTTACTCCTCAAAGACTCCATGAGTTGTCTAAGATGGATGGAGCTATCATCTTAGATGGGAATGCTACAAAGATTAAATATGCCAATGTACATCTACAGCCAGATAAATCATTTAAAACCAATGAGAGTGGGACCAGGCATAGAACTGCTCAAAGGGTAGCCAGACAGACAGATAATTTAGTTATAGCTATCTCAGAAAGAAGAAATCGGATTACTCTCTATAAGGGAGATTTTAGATATAAGGTAAAAAATCTGGCTGATATAATGATTGAAGCCAGCCAGGCAATGAAAACTTTTGAGAGGTATAAACATGTACTGGACAGGGCACTGCAAAATATTACTCTTTTAGAATTTGACGGAATGGTAACTCTTTCAGAGGTTGTCACTGTTCTTCAAAGATTTGAGATGCTGGTAAGAATAAGGGTAGAAGTGGAACATTCAATAATAGAATTAGGATCAGAGGGGAAATTTTTAGAGATTCAATTGGAGGAACTGTTTAAGGGAGTTTTGAAAGAGGAAGAAAATTTCATCAGAGATTATATAAATCCAGGGGAAGAGGAATTTGGAGCAGCTGAAGTAAAGGAAAGACTTTTAGGATTAGGAGATTTGGAACTTCTGGAGTCGGAAAATATAGCAGGGGCTTTGGGATATGGAAGATCAGCAGCTACCTTTGACATGGAATTAGACACTAAGGGATACAGGATCTTAAACAAGATAACAAGGATTACGAGAAAAGACACCGAGAAAATAATAGGTAAATATGGAATCTTATCTAAAATATTGGAATTGACAGAAGAGGAATTGATGGAGATAAGAGGGATCAGTATGTTTAAAGCCAGATCCATAAAAAAAGGGATAAAAAGACTAAAAATGACAGCTGAATGGGAAAAATAG
- the coaD gene encoding pantetheine-phosphate adenylyltransferase, translated as MKKIVAVCAGSFDPITKGHLDIIKRASKFSNKLIVGILNSHNKKYWFNLKERKALVEKCLSEFDNIEVKTFDGLLVDFVLQNKANIVVRGLRAVSDYEYELQLALTNKSLSDNQVETIFLPGSRESLYLSASLVREVALHGGKIDEFISPEIVEDVKERAKKIKEGSQ; from the coding sequence ATGAAAAAAATAGTAGCAGTATGTGCAGGAAGTTTTGACCCTATAACTAAGGGACATTTGGATATTATAAAACGTGCCAGTAAGTTTTCAAATAAATTGATAGTGGGAATTTTAAACAGCCATAATAAAAAATATTGGTTCAATTTAAAGGAAAGAAAAGCATTGGTTGAAAAATGTTTATCGGAATTTGATAATATAGAAGTAAAGACTTTTGATGGATTGTTGGTAGATTTTGTTTTACAGAATAAGGCTAATATTGTAGTAAGAGGGTTACGGGCAGTTTCAGATTATGAATATGAACTGCAGCTGGCTCTTACAAATAAATCTCTTTCAGACAATCAGGTAGAGACAATATTCTTACCTGGATCGAGGGAAAGTCTATATCTCAGTGCCAGCCTGGTAAGGGAAGTAGCGCTACATGGTGGAAAAATAGATGAATTTATTTCACCGGAGATAGTAGAAGATGTAAAAGAAAGAGCAAAAAAGATAAAAGAGGGATCTCAGTAG
- the radA gene encoding DNA repair protein RadA gives MAKLKTIYICSDCGYESSKWLGKCPECDSWGTLEEEVSSASSKSSVKKKISNTKVVNFKDVEVEKNYRYTTKFNEFDRVLGGGLVKGAVVLLTGNPGIGKSTLLLQAVDQYSQYGEVLYISGEESPSQVKHRGDRLGLSGNNISIMSETEMESIYDYVLRKKPKVVVVDSIQTLYSSNFDSIPGTTTQIRECTLKIVELAKTHDISFFLVGHITKDGKVAGPKLLEHMVDSVLQFEGEEGLFYRILRSLKNRFGSTNELGIFNMEEKGMVEVKNPSEFFLSERDEKNVGSIVVPVLEGTKIFLLEVQTLVNESPFGIPKRVVQGFDRNRVQILNAVMEKKIGLNLSSKDVFVNIPGGIKIYDGAADLGVVMAMISITKGIEVSQKIAALGELGLRGEIRKVSFVDKRLKELEKLGFSGVYLPHSNKKEIEHNSYNLKMIYLKNLAELAERMR, from the coding sequence ATGGCTAAATTAAAAACTATATATATATGCTCAGACTGTGGCTATGAATCTTCTAAATGGCTGGGAAAATGCCCGGAATGTGACAGCTGGGGGACATTGGAGGAAGAGGTCAGCAGTGCCTCTTCTAAAAGCAGTGTTAAAAAGAAAATCAGTAATACCAAGGTAGTTAACTTTAAAGATGTAGAAGTAGAGAAAAATTATAGATATACTACGAAATTTAATGAGTTTGACAGAGTATTGGGAGGAGGTCTTGTAAAGGGGGCAGTAGTTCTTTTGACAGGTAATCCCGGAATAGGAAAATCCACTCTGCTGCTGCAGGCAGTAGATCAATATTCACAGTATGGAGAAGTACTATATATATCCGGTGAGGAATCACCATCCCAGGTAAAACACAGGGGAGACAGGTTAGGTTTATCTGGAAACAATATATCCATCATGTCGGAGACAGAGATGGAATCTATCTATGATTATGTTCTCAGGAAGAAACCTAAGGTTGTTGTTGTGGATTCTATCCAGACTTTATACAGCTCAAATTTTGATTCTATCCCAGGAACCACAACTCAGATAAGAGAATGTACTTTAAAGATAGTGGAGTTGGCTAAGACCCATGATATATCTTTCTTTTTGGTGGGACATATTACCAAAGATGGAAAAGTAGCAGGACCTAAACTGTTGGAACACATGGTAGATTCGGTGTTGCAGTTCGAGGGAGAAGAGGGCTTATTTTATAGGATCTTACGAAGTTTAAAAAATAGATTTGGATCTACCAATGAGCTTGGAATATTCAATATGGAAGAAAAAGGAATGGTAGAGGTAAAAAATCCTTCGGAATTTTTTCTCAGTGAACGAGATGAAAAAAATGTTGGAAGTATAGTAGTGCCGGTATTGGAAGGGACTAAGATATTTTTATTGGAAGTTCAGACCTTGGTGAATGAATCACCCTTTGGAATTCCAAAAAGAGTGGTACAGGGATTTGACAGAAACAGGGTACAGATACTCAATGCTGTTATGGAAAAAAAGATAGGGCTGAATTTATCCTCCAAGGATGTTTTTGTAAATATTCCGGGAGGTATAAAGATCTATGATGGAGCGGCAGACTTAGGAGTGGTCATGGCAATGATCTCTATAACTAAGGGAATAGAGGTCAGTCAAAAAATAGCAGCTCTAGGAGAACTGGGTCTCCGTGGAGAGATAAGAAAGGTATCCTTTGTAGATAAGAGGCTGAAAGAATTGGAAAAACTTGGTTTTTCAGGGGTGTATCTGCCTCATTCCAATAAGAAAGAGATTGAACATAATAGTTATAATTTAAAGATGATATATCTAAAAAATTTAGCAGAACTTGCAGAGAGGATGAGGTGA
- a CDS encoding Rne/Rng family ribonuclease: protein MNQIIISISDFEERAALLEGEKLTEFFIQRNEQNRINGNIYKARVANVLPGMESAFLDIGLEKNAFLHVRDLREFEEKYLNGVENSNRPIEDILSVGDEIIVQIVKEPRGDKGARVTTHYTIPGKYLVLMPNDSHIAISQKIKDPKERERLETLIDTIKPDEMGVIIRTAAKDKNNLHFEKEVEYLVKKWKNIENRFKKSKVGEVLYQDNDMVTRTVRDVFSNQIDELIIDDEEKYWEIVDYVKAFSDNTFKTKVKLFQSSLHIFDHYNVTKGLETALNEKVWLDCGGYLIIQKTEALISIDVNTGRNTGVMNLEDTVVETNVEAAREIAIQLRLRNLSGIIIIDFIDMKVEKDKLKVVEVLEESLKKDRIKNNIIHFTDLGLVEMTRKRQGSPLAKYYQKPCPCCAGTGTVKSKESIILDIMREIREIAEDSDIRLIKLTTSTELYDFICEAYIEFIKGYLKLRKKEFILKKNKKNEEKNNNDYEIVMEM, encoded by the coding sequence ATGAATCAAATAATAATAAGTATAAGTGATTTTGAGGAAAGAGCAGCTCTTTTAGAAGGGGAAAAACTCACAGAATTTTTTATACAAAGAAATGAACAAAATCGAATAAATGGTAATATATATAAGGCTAGAGTGGCTAATGTATTACCTGGGATGGAATCAGCATTTTTGGATATTGGCTTAGAAAAAAATGCTTTTTTGCATGTCCGGGATCTGCGTGAATTTGAAGAAAAATACCTAAATGGCGTAGAAAATAGTAATAGACCTATAGAGGATATCTTGAGTGTAGGAGATGAGATAATAGTCCAGATAGTAAAGGAGCCCAGAGGTGACAAGGGTGCCCGTGTAACTACACATTACACTATACCGGGAAAATATCTGGTATTGATGCCAAATGACAGCCATATTGCTATCTCACAGAAGATAAAGGATCCCAAAGAGAGAGAGAGACTCGAAACCCTGATCGATACTATAAAACCTGATGAGATGGGTGTTATTATAAGGACTGCAGCTAAAGATAAAAACAACCTTCATTTTGAAAAAGAGGTTGAATATTTAGTAAAAAAATGGAAAAATATAGAAAATAGATTTAAAAAAAGTAAGGTAGGAGAGGTTCTATACCAAGATAACGATATGGTCACAAGAACTGTAAGGGATGTCTTTTCTAATCAGATAGATGAATTAATAATAGATGATGAGGAGAAGTACTGGGAGATAGTAGACTATGTAAAGGCCTTTTCCGACAATACATTTAAAACCAAGGTGAAATTATTTCAGAGTTCCCTTCATATTTTTGATCACTACAATGTAACTAAGGGATTGGAGACGGCTTTAAATGAAAAGGTATGGCTGGATTGTGGGGGATATTTGATCATCCAAAAGACAGAAGCTCTCATAAGTATAGATGTAAATACAGGCAGAAATACAGGGGTAATGAACCTGGAAGACACTGTAGTGGAAACTAATGTCGAAGCAGCAAGAGAGATTGCGATACAGCTGAGACTGAGAAACCTCAGTGGTATTATTATCATAGATTTTATAGATATGAAGGTAGAGAAAGATAAGCTGAAGGTAGTAGAAGTACTGGAAGAAAGTTTGAAAAAGGATAGAATAAAGAACAATATCATCCATTTTACAGACCTTGGTCTGGTAGAAATGACAAGAAAAAGACAGGGAAGTCCCCTGGCTAAGTACTACCAAAAACCTTGTCCATGCTGCGCCGGGACAGGAACAGTGAAATCTAAGGAGAGTATAATCCTAGATATAATGAGAGAGATAAGGGAAATAGCAGAAGATAGTGACATCAGATTGATAAAGCTGACCACAAGTACAGAGTTATACGACTTTATTTGTGAGGCTTATATTGAGTTTATAAAGGGATATTTAAAATTACGTAAAAAGGAATTTATCCTGAAAAAAAATAAGAAAAATGAAGAAAAAAACAATAATGACTATGAGATAGTAATGGAGATGTAA